A part of Deltaproteobacteria bacterium genomic DNA contains:
- a CDS encoding SDR family NAD(P)-dependent oxidoreductase, with protein sequence MSQVVVVTGGAGGIGSAICRTLAEDGHSVVVADYNGEGAQALVADIEKAGGQALAVQVDVGDKASVDGMVTAAVDKYGHIDVQLNAAGVIKRCPVLEMPAEEWERVIRVNLTGLFLCSQAAARHMAERKSGRIINVASGRGVTGQAMGSHYAASKGGVITFTKTLAMELAPYNVTANAIGPGATETDMARAGMSEEQWTRKQDTSPLLGGFTQKDEITGLIRYLISDAARYISGQLFLLRTA encoded by the coding sequence ATGTCACAGGTCGTGGTGGTAACCGGGGGCGCCGGCGGTATTGGGTCGGCCATCTGCCGGACGCTGGCGGAGGACGGCCACAGCGTCGTGGTGGCGGATTACAACGGCGAGGGGGCGCAGGCACTCGTCGCGGACATCGAAAAAGCCGGGGGTCAGGCTCTTGCCGTGCAGGTGGATGTTGGCGACAAGGCTAGCGTGGACGGCATGGTCACGGCGGCCGTCGACAAGTACGGCCATATCGACGTGCAGCTCAACGCCGCCGGGGTCATCAAGCGCTGCCCCGTGCTGGAGATGCCGGCGGAGGAATGGGAACGGGTCATCCGCGTCAACCTCACCGGGCTCTTCCTGTGTTCCCAGGCGGCAGCGCGCCACATGGCCGAGCGCAAATCGGGCCGCATCATCAACGTGGCCTCGGGCCGCGGGGTCACGGGTCAGGCCATGGGCTCCCACTACGCGGCGTCCAAGGGCGGGGTCATCACATTCACCAAGACCCTCGCCATGGAACTGGCGCCCTACAACGTCACCGCCAACGCCATCGGACCCGGCGCCACCGAGACCGACATGGCTCGGGCGGGCATGTCCGAGGAACAGTGGACCCGCAAGCAGGACACGTCTCCGCTCCTCGGGGGCTTTACCCAGAAGGACGAGATCACGGGCCTGATCCGCTACCTGATATCGGACGCCGCGCGCTACATCTCGGGGCAGCTATTCCTATTGCGCACCGCGTAG